GCGGAACGCCGCGGGCCCAGCCGCCTCTACGTGGTCCTGACCAGGGCGGTGTCCCGACTCGACGTGCTGCACAGCAGGCCGCTGCCCTGGGAAGGGTGAAGCTCCCCCGCCTTCACTTAGATGCCGTTGCGGTTATATATCCGCAGAGGTATGTTCGGGATATGCCCATACCGTTCGACGTACTCGCCGAGCCGAGCCGCCGGAAGATCCTCGATCTGCTGCTGGAGCGCCCCCATCTGGTCGGCGAGATCACCGAGCGGGTCGGCCTGAGCCAGCCCGGCACGTCCAAGCACCTGCGGGTCCTGCGCGACGCGGGGCTCGTGCGGGTGCGGCAGGACGCGCAGCGCCGCTGGTACGAGCTGCGGCCCGAGCCCCTCGCCGAGCTCGACGCATGGCTCGCGCACTACCGGCACCTCTGGGCGGACCGGCTCGACGCCCTCGAACGGCACCTCGACGTCATGGACGGTGAGTCCTGATGACGATGACCATGGACGCTGAGTCCTGATGAACATGGACGGTGACTCCTCATGAACCCGCACTCCGACACGCTCACCCCCGCCGGCGGCGGCCGGAACGTCCTGCGGATGGAGCGCCGCCTCGCGCACCCGCCCGCCACGGTCTGGGCCGCGATCACCCGGCCCGAGCACCTCGCCCAGTGGTTCCCCTCCGAGGTGACCCTGGAGCTGCGGCCCGGTGGCGCGATGGGCTTCCACTTCCCCGGCGACGAGGGCCCCGGCATGACCGGCGAGGTCACCGACGCGGACGAGCCCCGCCTCTTCGCCTTCACCTGGGGCGACGACCACCTGCGCTGGGAGATCGCCCCGGACGGCCCCGACGGCCGCGGCTCGCTCCTGACCCTCGTCCACACCTTCGGCGACCGCTTCGGCGCCCCGAGCTTCGCCGCGGGCTGGCAGCTGTGCGTCTCGGCGCTGGGCCAGTTCCTCGACGGCGGGCAGGCCGAGGTGAGCCGGGACGCGGGCGAGCTGCACGAGGCGTACCTGGAGCAGTTCGACCTGGGCCACGGGCAGGTCACCGACGACGGCATCCGTTTCGAGCGGCAGCTGGTGCGGTCCGCCGACGCGGTGTGGGCCGAACTCTGCTCGGGCGAGGTGCCGTTGGAGGGGGACACCGCGCCCGACGGGTTCCTCGCGGACGGCGTGTCCGCGGGCCCGGTCACCGCGCTGCGGGCGCCGGTGTCCCTCACGTACGCCGTGCATCCCAAGGGTGAGGTGCGCTGGGAGTTCGGCGAGGGAACGGGCTACGGCACCCGGCTCGTCCTCACGCAGAGCGGTCCCTTCGACAGCGTGGCGGCCACGGACGAGGCGCTCGCCGCCTGGCACGCCCGCATCGAACGTCTTGCGGGACAACTCCTGGAGGGCTGAGGGCGGGCTCTGTCGTGCTGACGGGGTCAGTCGGCGAGTACCGCTTCCATGACCGCCTTCGCGATCGGCGCCCCCAGCTTGCCGCCGGCGATCTCCGAGCGCGGGATGTTCATGTCCTTCGGGTCCACGAACACCGCGACCGCCACCGGCGACGAACCGTCGTCCTGCTTGGCGTACGAGACGAACCAGGCGTACGGCCGTTCGTCGTTGACGTTCGAGCCGTGCTGGGCGGTGCCGGTCTTGCCGCCGACCGTGACGCCGTCGATCTGCGCCTTGTTCGCCGTGCCCTTATCGACGGTGTTCTCCATCATCTCCTGCACCTTGCCCGCGGTGTCCTCGGAGACGGCCTGGCTGAGCTCCTCCGGCTTCCCCTTCTCGATCGTCGAGAGGTCGGGGCCGCGCAGCTCCTCCACCATGTACGGCTTCATCACCTTGCCGTCGTTGGCGATGCCCGCCGCGACCATCGCCATCTGCAGCGGCGTACTGGTCACACTGCCCTGGCCCATGCCGGTCAGGGCGGTCTGCGGCTTGTCGAGGCCGTCCGGGTAACTGCTCGCGGACGAGCGCACGGGGACGAACTGCTGCTTGTTGAAGCCGAACTTCTCCGCCGTCTCGCGCATGTCGTCGTCGCCGACCTTGAGCGCGGCGTCGAGGAAGACGTTGTTGCACGACCACTGCATGCCGACCTTCAGGGAGGCCTTGTTGCAGGGGGCGCCCGGCACGTCGTTGCCGATCGTCGTCGAGCTGAGCGGCAGTTTGTAGGGGGCCTTGGCGCCGGTGGGCTCGTCGATGTCGTCGATCGCGCCGTGCTCCAGGGCGGCCGCCGCGGTGAGGATCTTGAAGGTGGATCCGGGCGGGTAGATCTCACGGAGCGCCCGGTTGGAGAGCGGCTTGTCCTTGTCCTTCCTGAGCTGCGTGAACTCCTTGCCCTCCTTCGCCGAGATCCCGGCGAAGACCGAGGGGTCGTACGAGGGGGTGCTCGCCATCGCGAGCACCTTCCCGGAGCGCGGGTCGAGCGCGACGACCGCGCCCCGGGCGTCGAGGTCCACCAGGCCCTGGTAGGCGGCCTTCTGGGCCTTGGGGTCGATGGTCGTGATGACGTCGCCGCCCTGGCGCTTCTCGCCGGTCAGCATGTCCAGGGTGCGGCGGATGAAGAGGCGGTCGTCGTCGCCGCTGAGCACGTCGTTCTCGACGCCCTCCAGGAAGGTCGCGCCCTGGGCCTGCGAGAAATAGCCGGTGACCGGCGCGTACATGGGGCCCTCCTTGAAGACCCGCTGGTACTTGAAGTCGGTGCCGCTGACTTCCTTGGAGCCGGTGATCGGCTTGCCGCCGACGATGATGTCGCCCCGGGGGTGGGAGAAGGCCTCGATCTGGACGCGCCGGTTCTTGTCGTCCTTCGCGAGCGACTCGCCGTCGACGAACTGCACCCAGTTCGCCCGCAGGAGCAGGGCGAGCGTGAGTATCCCGCAGAAGACGGCTATGTGACGCAGCGGCTTGTTCATCCGGTCCCCCAAGACCCGCGAAACCAGTTGGCAATGACGCCTCATCATGCGCACGGATTTACGGATCTA
This Streptomyces sp. NBC_01283 DNA region includes the following protein-coding sequences:
- a CDS encoding ArsR/SmtB family transcription factor, with amino-acid sequence MPIPFDVLAEPSRRKILDLLLERPHLVGEITERVGLSQPGTSKHLRVLRDAGLVRVRQDAQRRWYELRPEPLAELDAWLAHYRHLWADRLDALERHLDVMDGES
- a CDS encoding SRPBCC family protein, with product MNPHSDTLTPAGGGRNVLRMERRLAHPPATVWAAITRPEHLAQWFPSEVTLELRPGGAMGFHFPGDEGPGMTGEVTDADEPRLFAFTWGDDHLRWEIAPDGPDGRGSLLTLVHTFGDRFGAPSFAAGWQLCVSALGQFLDGGQAEVSRDAGELHEAYLEQFDLGHGQVTDDGIRFERQLVRSADAVWAELCSGEVPLEGDTAPDGFLADGVSAGPVTALRAPVSLTYAVHPKGEVRWEFGEGTGYGTRLVLTQSGPFDSVAATDEALAAWHARIERLAGQLLEG
- a CDS encoding peptidoglycan D,D-transpeptidase FtsI family protein — protein: MNKPLRHIAVFCGILTLALLLRANWVQFVDGESLAKDDKNRRVQIEAFSHPRGDIIVGGKPITGSKEVSGTDFKYQRVFKEGPMYAPVTGYFSQAQGATFLEGVENDVLSGDDDRLFIRRTLDMLTGEKRQGGDVITTIDPKAQKAAYQGLVDLDARGAVVALDPRSGKVLAMASTPSYDPSVFAGISAKEGKEFTQLRKDKDKPLSNRALREIYPPGSTFKILTAAAALEHGAIDDIDEPTGAKAPYKLPLSSTTIGNDVPGAPCNKASLKVGMQWSCNNVFLDAALKVGDDDMRETAEKFGFNKQQFVPVRSSASSYPDGLDKPQTALTGMGQGSVTSTPLQMAMVAAGIANDGKVMKPYMVEELRGPDLSTIEKGKPEELSQAVSEDTAGKVQEMMENTVDKGTANKAQIDGVTVGGKTGTAQHGSNVNDERPYAWFVSYAKQDDGSSPVAVAVFVDPKDMNIPRSEIAGGKLGAPIAKAVMEAVLAD